From a single Novipirellula galeiformis genomic region:
- a CDS encoding MFS transporter — MSWLAIAAGLAYLCRNAIGVAESSVREDLGLTLQQSGWFLGAFFWSYALFQVPCGWFAQRRGTRVALTLFAIGWSIAAFALGIAPGFGLLIAAQLVMGISQAGIFPAACNSIGHWFPMSRRTLACGILCAGMQVGAITASGLTGVLLQSIDWRWVFILFSLPGIAWATGFAISFRDRPEEMEKVSAEELQLIHAHKTQRSDGTHAPVGERQGALGPPRISAIVFLCGQQICRASGYMFFASWFPTFLQATRGVSIETSGFLQSLVLCGTLTGSLSGGIITDWIWRRTGSQRLSRSGMGSIALCMCGILVLSAWAVSDVSLAIALLSLGSFFAALAGPPTFASTIDLGGTKVPQLMGLVNMCGNLAAAACPVLVGMLFEWTANWNLVLLLFAGIYLVGGVCWALVAPHGRSSPPPPEPAPETIA; from the coding sequence ATGTCCTGGCTGGCCATCGCGGCGGGGCTGGCCTATCTGTGTCGCAATGCGATCGGCGTGGCGGAGAGTTCCGTTCGCGAGGATCTCGGCCTTACGCTGCAGCAATCGGGATGGTTTCTGGGGGCGTTCTTCTGGAGCTATGCCTTATTCCAAGTCCCCTGCGGTTGGTTCGCGCAGCGTCGAGGAACCCGTGTCGCGTTGACGCTGTTTGCCATCGGATGGTCGATCGCGGCGTTTGCCCTTGGCATCGCCCCGGGGTTTGGCCTGTTGATCGCCGCTCAATTGGTCATGGGCATTTCCCAAGCGGGCATCTTTCCAGCGGCTTGCAATTCGATCGGGCATTGGTTTCCGATGTCCCGGCGAACGTTAGCTTGTGGAATCTTATGCGCTGGGATGCAGGTCGGCGCGATCACCGCCAGCGGTCTAACCGGCGTGCTGCTGCAATCGATCGACTGGCGATGGGTCTTCATTCTGTTTTCACTCCCCGGCATCGCCTGGGCCACCGGATTTGCGATCTCGTTTCGCGATCGTCCCGAAGAAATGGAGAAGGTGAGCGCCGAAGAATTGCAGTTGATCCATGCTCACAAGACGCAGCGATCCGACGGCACCCATGCTCCCGTCGGTGAACGTCAGGGCGCATTGGGCCCGCCGCGGATCTCCGCGATCGTCTTTTTGTGCGGTCAACAGATCTGCCGGGCTTCGGGATATATGTTCTTCGCCAGTTGGTTCCCGACGTTTTTGCAGGCCACGCGCGGCGTCTCGATCGAAACGTCGGGCTTCTTGCAAAGTCTGGTCCTCTGCGGCACATTGACCGGCAGTTTGTCGGGAGGAATCATCACCGATTGGATCTGGCGTCGGACCGGATCGCAGCGACTGAGCCGTAGCGGGATGGGATCGATAGCGCTCTGCATGTGCGGCATTTTGGTACTCAGCGCGTGGGCTGTCAGCGACGTTTCGTTGGCGATCGCATTGCTCTCCCTGGGCTCATTCTTCGCAGCGCTTGCGGGGCCGCCGACGTTTGCATCGACGATCGATTTGGGGGGAACAAAGGTTCCGCAGCTGATGGGACTCGTCAACATGTGCGGCAACCTCGCCGCAGCCGCCTGTCCCGTCTTGGTCGGGATGCTGTTCGAATGGACCGCCAACTGGAACCTTGTGTTGCTATTGTTTGCGGGCATCTATCTCGTCGGCGGCGTCTGCTGGGCACTTGTCGCTCCCCACGGTCGCTCCTCACCTCCACCACCCGAGCCGGCTCCGGAGACGATCGCTTAA